A stretch of DNA from Desulfobacterales bacterium:
CTGTTCGGTCACTGACCAGTGGATCTTGGCGTCACAGTTGACCGTCTCCGGCTTGCCCTTGCCGCTGCTGGCGCAGCCGACCAGCCAGACCCCCAGGGCCAGACATAACACCAGGATTGGGATCGCTTTTTTCATGTTCTTCATCCTCAAACCTCCTTATTCAATGGGAAGCTATCTCAAAATGCATTTAAGGTTCCTAGGTTGAGCCCGTTACCCGCATGTCCGCCTCTGGCGGGTTGGCCCGTTTGCCGGTTAAAAAATAAAATTAGACACTTTCCTTCCTCAACCGGCTCAATCCGCCGCCGGCGGACTTAACCGAAATACCTGAATTAGTACTTTGCTATTATTGAAACAGCCTCGAGTTAATGAATCGCCTGTTCTACATTTGAATATAAAGCCCCGTTTTCCGAAAGAAAAACGGGGCTTTTAGTGTGTTTGAATGGTGGCCAATTTGTCCATCGTAAATCCGGAATCTATTGGTTATTATTCAACATATTCATGTAAACGCCTTTCCAATACCAGTAATATAACGCCAAAGTCAAGTTGATTGTAAGCCCAGCGCCCGCCATTTGTAGCCGTTACCCCGTAAATTTTTACTAACCGCAGATTTATCCGCCAGCCTTTTGGAGGACTTGTCCGCCAATCTTTGTGGTGGATTTCTAATTTGTTAATGTGATCAATTTAGTTGCTAAAGGCACGAAATTCTCGCCGCAGGCGATTGGGTTTGGCCGTTCTCTTCTGGAGAACGGCCAAAAAGAATCCTGATAATCCTGTAAATCCTGTCTAAAAAAAATCAAGTGGCTCAACGGCAGGTGGATCCCGCTAAGATGGGGCGCCAGCGCCCAATCAGTAGGCAGGCGTTATCCCAGCAGGTCCAACGCCACCCGGCAATAGGTTTCAATGCCCACCAGCAGGACATCCTCATTGAAATCAAAGCGGGAGGTGTGAATCGACGCGCCGCCTTCCCGGCCAACCCCCAGGAAGAAAAAGCACCCTTTGGATTTTTCCAAAAAAAAGGCCATATCCTCACCGCCCAGTGTGGATTCGGGTGCCATCACGTTTTCTTCACCGACCGCCTGGGCAGCGGCGGCGGCCACCACCTGGGCCATGTCGGCATCATTGATTAAAGGGGGGTATCCCTGTGAATATGTCAGTTCATAAGTGGCACCCATGGATTGGCACACACCGCCGATGATGTTGTCTAAACGTTCGGGCCAGGTGTTCCAGATGTCGCGGTCAAAGGTGCGGGTGGTGCCGAATATCTCCGCCTCGTCGGGGATGACATTAAAAGCGGTCCCGGAATGGAAACCGCCGACGGTGACCACCGACGGCTGCAAGGGGTTCATCTGACGACTGACGATGCGCTGCAGGGCGTTGACCACCTGGGTGCCGACCTCCAGGGCATCCACGCACAGATGGGGCATGGCGCCGTGCCCGCCCTTGCCGATAATCCGCAGGTCAAAACGGTCCATGGCCGCCATCAGCGGGCCGGCCTTTACCCCGATGGTGCCCTCGGCGATGTGCGGCCACAGATGACAGCCAATGGCATAATCCACGGTTGGATTTTCCATTACCCCTTGCTCGATCATGGGCTTGGCGCCGCCGGGGCCTTCCTCAGCCGGTTGGAATAAAAATTTAATCGTGCCGTTGAGCTGATCTTTGATACTGCATAAGACCGTGGCAGCGCCCAGCACCATGGACATATGGCCGTCATGACCGCAGGCATGCATGGCCCCGGCGTGGGTGGACGCAAAATCCAGACCGGTTTCTTCGGTGATGGGCAGCGCATCCATATCCGAGCGGATCAGCAGGGTCTTGCCCGGTCTGCCGGTATCCAGCACCCCCACCACCCCGTATTGG
This window harbors:
- a CDS encoding amidohydrolase, which gives rise to MDLKKDIRKTKDLVVKMRRDLHLIPETAYTEKKTADYVTRYLKTLDLEVHTGIAQYGVVGVLDTGRPGKTLLIRSDMDALPITEETGLDFASTHAGAMHACGHDGHMSMVLGAATVLCSIKDQLNGTIKFLFQPAEEGPGGAKPMIEQGVMENPTVDYAIGCHLWPHIAEGTIGVKAGPLMAAMDRFDLRIIGKGGHGAMPHLCVDALEVGTQVVNALQRIVSRQMNPLQPSVVTVGGFHSGTAFNVIPDEAEIFGTTRTFDRDIWNTWPERLDNIIGGVCQSMGATYELTYSQGYPPLINDADMAQVVAAAAAQAVGEENVMAPESTLGGEDMAFFLEKSKGCFFFLGVGREGGASIHTSRFDFNEDVLLVGIETYCRVALDLLG